The sequence ACCTTGGACTCTCTGCTCTTGTCACCACCAGGCAAGAGGAAGACCGATCGTTTGACTTCATCGAACCGGTAAACGAGTGGTGCCTCGGTTCCAGGCCCCGAAGTTTGGAGCAGGGTTAACGCTAGCGGAACAAGAAAGGGGATCATACGTCGCCTCCATCAAGGTCTTCCATTTCGCCACCATCGGTCCGCCTGAGTTTGCGTGCAAGAGTCTTCCGCTCGATTCCGAGGATGCGGGCGGCCTCGGTCTTGTTTCCTCCGGTGTGGGCCAACACCGAAAGAATGTAAATTCGTTCCATGTCGTCCAGCGGCACGAACGGTTCTTGAAAACATCCGGGGAAAAGCACCGATGCGGCAGCAGGTTCTCGAGGGTTTGCAGTGGCTCCGAGAATCTGTTCAAAGACGGCCACATCATCGAGTGAGCCCGTCTCGATGAGCACACGCCGAATCACATGTCCGAGTTCCCGAACGTTCCCCGGCCAGGGGTGGGCCGCCAGGATTGAAACCACTTCCTTCGGCGGGCTGCCGACTTCGGGAAGCCCGAGTTCATGATGGAAACGCTCTTGGAAGTGCGCAACCAGGGCCGTGAGATCCGAGATCCGGTCCCGGAGCGATGGAATCCTGATTTCATATCCCGCCAGCCGATAGTACAGGTCCTCCCGGAATTCCCCTGAGGCCACCATGGCTCTCAAATCGCGGTGGGTCGCAGCAACGACACGCACGTCCACGGGTTCCGCCTTTTCCGCGCCGAGCGGCTGGACGACTCCGTCCTCGAGAAACCTCAAGAGCTTCACCTGAAATACCGGGGAGATCTCGCCGATCTCATCGAAGAAGACCGTGCCGCCATTCGCCTGGGTGAGAGCGCCGCGCCGGTCATTGTGGGCATCTGTGAAGGCGCCGCGCCGGTGGCCGAAGAGTTCGCTCTCGATCAGCGTGTCCGGAATCGCACCGCAGTGGATTGGGATGAAGGGCCCCTCCGGGTGGGCTCCAAATCGGTGGAGCGCCCGGGCCACGAGTTCCTTCCCTGTTCCGGTTTCACCGAAGATTATGACTGGGACCCGCAGCGGCGCAACCCGGCTCGTTGCCTTGTAGACCTCCACAATGGATGGATGGGAGCCTATGATCATGCTCCTCGGGCCGCTTTCCTCGCGTGGGGCTGCGGGGGCATGGCTCGCCAATGCAGCCCGCACCCGTTCCAGCATGACGTCAAGATCGAAGGGCTTGGCTAGGTAGTCGAAAACTCCATCTTTTAGAGCCAGGGCCGCGGTTTCGATGCTCCCTTTGGCCGTCATCAGGATCAGAGGCGGGGGATCGGAGAGTTCCTGGACCTCCTTCAGCAGATCCAATCCACTCCCGCCCGGCATGTAGATGTCGCTGACGATGAGATCTGGCCGTCGTTCCCGAATCGAGGCTCGGCCAGCAGCGTAACCATCGGCGCGTTCCACGCGATAGCCGCTCTTCTCCAACGCCATGGCGACCATCTCGCGGATCGCCAGATCATCATCCACTACTAGAATCCGTGTCATGCCATCCTCAACCGGTGCTTTGAATCGTGATCATCGGGAGTCTAACTCGAAAAATACCACCGCCGTTGGTGCCACTATCGGCCTCCACAGCGCCACGGTGCCAGTCAACCACCTCAGCGACCAAAGCCAATCCAAGGCCGAGCCCCGGCGCAAGTGCCTGGGCGCTTCCCCTTGCGAACCGCCCAAAAATCTTTGAGCGCTCGTGTATAGGAATCCCGGGCCCACGGTCTTCGACTTCTAGCACAGCTAGCGATCCATCTGCCCTTAACCCAATCCGAACCGGGGATCCTTCCGGAGAGAATTTAATGGCGTTGGAAACGAGGTTTTCGATGACCCTCTCAAGGAGGGCTTTGTCGCCCAGCACCTGAAGCCCAGTCCCAATGTCGGCCACTATGTCCCGCTGAGCACCGGCGCGAAGGTAGTCCACCCTCTCGGCGCAGAGAGCCGAGAAATCCAAGAGCTGTGCATCCCGGCCGAAATCCCTTAGCCGCAGTCGCTCCAAGTCGAGCAAGGCATCAACCATCTGCGCGAGACGGGCAGTTTCGGAAACCACCATCCGTGCCACGCGATTTCTTTCCGGCGCGGAAAGGTCGAACTGGGCCAGAAGCTGGGCCAACCCCTTCACGGAGGTCAGGGGAGTCTTGAGTTCATGGGCGACGACACGACGTGCCTCGGCATCCTGCTTTCTTGCTTCGGAGATGATCACCTGGAGGCTCTCCAACTCCGAAATCCGGTTCTCGGCAGTGCTCATGGCTAATTTGGATCGGCGCCAGCGATCAGCCCCCACGACCACACCCACAAAAAGGAGGGCGAGAATCACCGAAAGCGGAGCCAACTCCAGATTTAGAAAGTGGAGCGAAGCTGCCGAGACCATTAGAGGTGCCAGCGCAAGGCCAGAGGTGAATAAAGGTAGTGTGCGGCCTGGGGCCATCGGAAGGAGAGTTCCCAGCAAGGCCAGGCCGAAAGCTAGCAGAACGTTGACGAGGGGCGATGCGCGGTGCAGGAGATCCTTTGACAGGATGGCCTCGGCTGAAATCGCCTCGACCAGGACTCCGGGTTCGGGAGAACCACCCTGGGAAACAGGAGTAACGAATCGGTCGCCTACACCAGCGGCACTCGTGCCAATGAAAACGATCCGGTCCCGGAGGATATCTATTTTGTGCGAGTCAAGAACGGATGCAGCGCTGACAAAAGGAATGGGTCGTGTTCGGAACGCGGGCCGGAGCATCAAGCCCACGGGGATGGGGAGCTGGGCATTGCCAAGCCGCGCTGCAGCCACGGGAAGTGCAGGGAACGCCCTCCCTTCCATCTGTTTCGTCGAGGAGAATCGCCGCACCACACCGTCCCGATCGAGATCGAAGCTGACGTGCCCGACAGGGGTGGCCTGAAGAACCTGATTCGGCAACAGCCAGTGGCCCGCATCATCAACACCCGCTGCCAAAACCGAAGGCCCGCGTCCTAAAGCACGCGCCAAGAGATCGTCGCCTTCTCGTTCCTCCGGTAGCAGTAGGTCGATTGCAACTCCCTTCGCTCCCCCCGAAATCACCTGTTCGACCAGTCGCGCGAGATGTGCTCTATCCCAAGGCCAGCGGCCTCCCAAGCAAATTGCTTCTTCGTCGATGAGCACCACCGCGACCCCTTTTGCAGGTCTGGTTGGTAGATTTCTGAGCATGGTATCCCGGACGAGCAATTCGGCTGATGTCATCACGCCCGCCATCTGCAGGATGAGGGCAAGGACGGCAGCCAGTGCGGGCCAGAGCAGTCTCAGGGCGGGATCTCCTCGTGATTCACCGCGGGTCCATTAAGGTTCGCGGCACCCCTGGATTGTCACTCATCCAGGGGAATGGTCCTATGCGTCTTGCTTGTTGGGTCGTTGGGTTCTCGGCACTGAGCCAATCTCAAGGAACGTGCCAGTGGTTGATCAAGGACTTACGTTTGATACCGAGGCATCCTGACCCAATTTGGGTCAACGATGCGGGTAATAATGTCCCGGCTCTCTCCTGATCACTCCCCGGTGGTGGTTCGCTAGCTGAGGAACGAATTCCCAGTCGAGGCGGCACATCATGAAATCCTTGATGGTCGAAGATGAAAAACGGTCTCAGGTGCTGGTACTGGGCCTTTGAGAAGATGGGTACATCACCGAATGGATCGAGGTTGGGATCCAAGGTTAAGAGATGCCATTCAAGGTCACTCTGAAATCCTCACCCCCTGAGAAGCCGCAGCCCATTGAAGATCACAAGCAGGGACGCTCCCATGTCCGCCGTGATGGCGGACCACAGCGAGGCATGGCCCATGAGGGTCAGGACCACGAAGACCGCTTTCACAGCGAGCGCGAAGGTGATGTTTTGGCGAATCACTTTGAGGGTGCGCCGCGAGTGCTGGATCAGCCATGGCAACCGCGTGAGGTCGTCGTTCATGAGGGCGATATCGGCGGTCTCGATGGCGGCGTCGCTGCCCATGGCGCCCATGGCGATGCCGAGGGAGGCTCGCGCCATGGCGGGCGCGTCGTTCACGCCGTCGCCGACCATGGCTACCTGACCATACTTGGCGACTAGCGCCTCGATTGCTTTCACCTTGTCCTCGGGCAGTAGTTCAGCTTGGATCTCGGTCAGGCCGACCTGTCGGCCTACGGCTTGGGCTGTACCCGAATTGTCACCCGTAAGGAGGACAAGATGCTCTATTCCGGCATCGCGCAGGCCCTGAAGGGTTGAGGCACTGGTGGGTCGAACGGCATCCGCCAGGGCGAGGAAACCGATCAATTCCCGCTCCACCCCGAAGGCCACCACGGTCCGGCCATCACTCTCCAAGGATTCCAATTGGGCATGGATCTCTGGTGTCTCTGCACCCTGATCCTCCATGAAGCGATGGGAGCCGAGCCAGTGGGCACGTCCTTCCAGAACCGCTTTGGCGCCTTTGCCCTGAAGGGACTGAAAGTCCTTGGCGGGCGTGAAGGCTACACCTTGGGATTTCACGTGGGCTACGATCGCCCGGGCCAAGGGATGATCGCTTTGGGACTCCATAGATCCGGCCACGCGAAGGAGTTCCTGCTCGGTGTGGCCGTTGAACGGAGCGACTTGCACGACGCTGGGATGACCTTCGGTGAGGGTTCCGGTCTTATCGAAGGCAATGGCCTTCAGGCGGGCGGGTGCTTCCAGATACATGCCGCCTTTCACGAGGACCCCATGCCGGGCGGCGGAGGCCAAACCCGCCACGATGCTCACAGGAGTGGAGATCACGAGGGCGCAGGGACATGCGATCACCAACAGCACCAGGGCCCGATAGAACCAATCCGCCCAGACGCCGCTCATGAGCAGCGGCGGAATCAATGCCACTAGAATGGCCAGAATCATCACCACGGGTGTGTAGACTTGCGCGAAGCGATCCACCCACTGCTCCGCGGCTGCGCGCTTGCTTGAAGCCTCTCCTATCATTCGGATGATCCGGGCGAGCACCGTGTCGCTCGCTGGCTTGGAACACTCGACCACGAGGGCGCCATCGCCGTTGATGCTCCCGGCGAAGACTTCCTCACCGTGGTCCTTAGAGACCGGCATGCTCTCCCCGGTAATGGGGGCCTGGTTGAGGGCGCTGGTGCCTTGGAGGATCATCCCATCGAGGGGCACGCGCTCTCCTGGTTTCACCTGAAAGAGAGCGCCCACGGGCACCTCCTCGGGCCGAACGGACACAGTCCCGCCATCTTTCACAAGCTGGACAAGCGTCGGCGTCAGATCCATGAGAGCTTCCACGGCTCGGCGCGCACGACTGAGGCTCCAACCCTCAAGAGCATTCGAGACCGCGAAAAGGAAGGCCACCGTGGAAGCTTCGAACCATTCACCTATGCTGATGGCCCCAAGGATCGCCACCACCATCAGCAGGTTCATGTCCGGGCGCAGGCGTCGGGCCGAAAGCCAGGCCTTCGGCGCAATGAACCAGCAGGCGGCCA comes from Holophagaceae bacterium and encodes:
- a CDS encoding sigma-54-dependent Fis family transcriptional regulator, which produces MTRILVVDDDLAIREMVAMALEKSGYRVERADGYAAGRASIRERRPDLIVSDIYMPGGSGLDLLKEVQELSDPPPLILMTAKGSIETAALALKDGVFDYLAKPFDLDVMLERVRAALASHAPAAPREESGPRSMIIGSHPSIVEVYKATSRVAPLRVPVIIFGETGTGKELVARALHRFGAHPEGPFIPIHCGAIPDTLIESELFGHRRGAFTDAHNDRRGALTQANGGTVFFDEIGEISPVFQVKLLRFLEDGVVQPLGAEKAEPVDVRVVAATHRDLRAMVASGEFREDLYYRLAGYEIRIPSLRDRISDLTALVAHFQERFHHELGLPEVGSPPKEVVSILAAHPWPGNVRELGHVIRRVLIETGSLDDVAVFEQILGATANPREPAAASVLFPGCFQEPFVPLDDMERIYILSVLAHTGGNKTEAARILGIERKTLARKLRRTDGGEMEDLDGGDV
- a CDS encoding CHASE2 domain-containing protein, producing the protein MTSAELLVRDTMLRNLPTRPAKGVAVVLIDEEAICLGGRWPWDRAHLARLVEQVISGGAKGVAIDLLLPEEREGDDLLARALGRGPSVLAAGVDDAGHWLLPNQVLQATPVGHVSFDLDRDGVVRRFSSTKQMEGRAFPALPVAAARLGNAQLPIPVGLMLRPAFRTRPIPFVSAASVLDSHKIDILRDRIVFIGTSAAGVGDRFVTPVSQGGSPEPGVLVEAISAEAILSKDLLHRASPLVNVLLAFGLALLGTLLPMAPGRTLPLFTSGLALAPLMVSAASLHFLNLELAPLSVILALLFVGVVVGADRWRRSKLAMSTAENRISELESLQVIISEARKQDAEARRVVAHELKTPLTSVKGLAQLLAQFDLSAPERNRVARMVVSETARLAQMVDALLDLERLRLRDFGRDAQLLDFSALCAERVDYLRAGAQRDIVADIGTGLQVLGDKALLERVIENLVSNAIKFSPEGSPVRIGLRADGSLAVLEVEDRGPGIPIHERSKIFGRFARGSAQALAPGLGLGLALVAEVVDWHRGAVEADSGTNGGGIFRVRLPMITIQSTG
- the cadA gene encoding cadmium-translocating P-type ATPase, whose translation is MSPRKLAFKIHGMDCAEEIAVLKREIGPLVGGAANLAFDLLNAKMIVSEGASASPEAILKAVARTGMSAEPWQESTGTGLKKSARQKLQLALTIFSGGLTLLAFGLHVWASGGLHEALGAEGVGHVHAIPWFSKGAYLGAMLAACWFIAPKAWLSARRLRPDMNLLMVVAILGAISIGEWFEASTVAFLFAVSNALEGWSLSRARRAVEALMDLTPTLVQLVKDGGTVSVRPEEVPVGALFQVKPGERVPLDGMILQGTSALNQAPITGESMPVSKDHGEEVFAGSINGDGALVVECSKPASDTVLARIIRMIGEASSKRAAAEQWVDRFAQVYTPVVMILAILVALIPPLLMSGVWADWFYRALVLLVIACPCALVISTPVSIVAGLASAARHGVLVKGGMYLEAPARLKAIAFDKTGTLTEGHPSVVQVAPFNGHTEQELLRVAGSMESQSDHPLARAIVAHVKSQGVAFTPAKDFQSLQGKGAKAVLEGRAHWLGSHRFMEDQGAETPEIHAQLESLESDGRTVVAFGVERELIGFLALADAVRPTSASTLQGLRDAGIEHLVLLTGDNSGTAQAVGRQVGLTEIQAELLPEDKVKAIEALVAKYGQVAMVGDGVNDAPAMARASLGIAMGAMGSDAAIETADIALMNDDLTRLPWLIQHSRRTLKVIRQNITFALAVKAVFVVLTLMGHASLWSAITADMGASLLVIFNGLRLLRG